A single genomic interval of Hevea brasiliensis isolate MT/VB/25A 57/8 chromosome 4, ASM3005281v1, whole genome shotgun sequence harbors:
- the LOC110672966 gene encoding cell wall / vacuolar inhibitor of fructosidase 1, whose translation MKNRSFKKKKENFLSKMKNPMSPTLFSLVHALLLIIFSLFIHCASVQSDATLIEYICKKTPNYTLCVSFLYTYPESATADVKGLAVMMVRIVQAKAIMTLNKIKELLESSPELMLPLFYCAKKYNAILRADIPEAIEALDKGFYKFSKAGTDDAATEAKLCEQNFHGKSPLTYMNSVVHDTSAVASAIVQILL comes from the coding sequence ATGAAAAATAgaagttttaaaaaaaaaaaggagaacttTCTTTCAAAGATGAAGAATCCTATGTCCCCAACTCTTTTCTCTCTCGTTCATGCCCTTCTCCTGATCATTTTCTCTCTGTTTATCCATTGCGCTAGCGTGCAATCTGATGCCACTTTGATAGAGTACATCTGCAAGAAGACACCAAACTACACTCTTTGCGTCTCTTTTCTATACACGTACCCTGAAAGTGCCACAGCAGATGTCAAAGGGCTTGCTGTTATGATGGTCAGAATTGTTCAGGCTAAGGCAATCATGACTCTAAACAAAATCAAAGAGCTCCTTGAAAGCAGCCCAGAACTAATGCTACCCTTATTTTATTGTGCTAAGAAGTACAATGCAATTTTAAGGGCAGATATCCCAGAAGCAATTGAAGCTTTGGACAAGGGCTTTTATAAATTTTCCAAAGCTGGTACAGATGATGCGGCCACTGAGGCCAAATtatgtgagcagaattttcatgGGAAATCACCTCTGACTTACATGAACAGTGTTGTGCATGACACATCTGCTGTTGCCTCTGCTATTGTCCAGATTTTGCTTTGA
- the LOC110672974 gene encoding cell wall / vacuolar inhibitor of fructosidase 1 translates to MMKTSRALTAVFLSLSHVPLLSIFLLLTRFSFVQSDANMIAQTCKQTPFYNLCVSSLNSDPSSSKADVRGLALIMVNKVKAKATISLHLINQLSQKSLGLKNPLSYCADNYDAILSADIPEALEALQKGDPKFAQDGVKDAANEANLCEAKFHGKSPLTKFNKVVHDTSAIAAPAIALIYIYTIIFFSSIMLV, encoded by the coding sequence ATGATGAAGACATCTAGGGCCCTAACTGCCGTCTTTCTTAGTCTTAGTCATGTACCTCTCTTGAGCATCTTTTTGCTATTAACCCGGTTCAGTTTCGTGCAATCTGATGCCAATATGATAGCCCAAACTTGCAAGCAGACGCCATTTTACAACCTATGTGTAAGCTCTCTCAACTCAGACCCTAGTAGCTCCAAAGCAGACGTTCGTGGGCTAGCCCTTATAATGGTTAATAAAGTAAAGGCAAAAGCAACCATTTCGCTACACTTGATCAACCAGCTGAGTCAGAAGAGCCTAGGGCTAAAGAATCCCTTGAGTTATTGTGCTGACAATTACGATGCAATTTTAAGTGCAGATATCCCAGAAGCCCTTGAAGCTTTGCAGAAAGGTGACCCCAAGTTTGCACAAGATGGTGTAAAGGATGCTGCAAATGAAGCCAATTTATGTGAAGCTAAATTCCATGGGAAATCTCCCCTCACTAAATTCAACAAAGTTGTGCATGATACTTCGGCTATTGCTGCTCCAGCAATtgctttgatatatatatatacaattatcTTTTTTTCTTCAATAATGCTTGTTTAG
- the LOC110672975 gene encoding cell wall / vacuolar inhibitor of fructosidase 1-like — protein sequence MKRSIFSLPVFLLHALLLFLLPMMIESDNLIEKTCKKTPYYDLCVSSLQSNPQSSNTDVRGLASIMGNITLSDATNTLNYIQELINQTTDPELERPLTHCAELYISVVDYILPQAMEALANGHYGFAKYGISDAGEEAHSCEKKTSGLKLPLTEMNKVMQNLHDIAVAIINTLLNG from the coding sequence ATGAAACGTTCAATCTTCTCTTTGCCTGTCTTTCTCCTTCATGCACTTCTTTTGTTTCTTCTACCAATGATGATAGAAAGCGACAATTTGATAGAAAAAACTTGTAAGAAGACACCCTATTATGATCTCTGTGTCTCGTCTCTTCAATCTAACCCTCAAAGCTCTAACACAGATGTTAGGGGTCTAGCTTCTATAATGGGTAATATCACCCTGTCTGATGCAACTAATACGCTAAATTACATACAAGAGCTAATCAACCAGACCACAGACCCTGAGCTAGAACGGCCCTTGACCCACTGTGCAGAACTGTACATATCTGTTGTCGATTACATTCTTCCCCAAGCTATGGAAGCCTTAGCAAATGGTCACTATGGTTTCGCTAAGTATGGGATATCGGATGCTGGAGAAGAAGCTCATTCATGTGAGAAGAAAACCTCAGGGCTGAAATTACCCTTAACTGAAATGAACAAAGTTATGCAGAATCTCCATGATATAGCTGTAGCCATCATCAATACATTGCTGAATGGTTGA
- the LOC110672973 gene encoding uncharacterized protein LOC110672973 isoform X1, translating to MDHIILKERDLEVDLENGVNASVDDQSKDSISGVKIQAKELLAKIRGIFVDGTMKGEEGLNYCSDAPEQVNLDGEKTVGNVEKKVVKEKHKMMSNKKASKPPRPPRGPSLDAADQQLIKEITELAMLKRARVERIRALKKMKAAKASSSSNSYVFAMVFTILFCLVIIFQGMSSRVTSVNMQRSPLSAETAESGLIAVQYFGNPSASDPNGPPSESPNSIKPIAGFDPLENPRRAVG from the exons ATGGATCATATAATTTTGAAAGAGAGAGATCTTGAGGTTGATCTTGAAAATGGGGTGAATGCTAGTGTTGACGATCAAAGTAAAGACTCCATATCTGGTGTAAAAATTCAAGCGAAGGAGTTGCTTGCTAAGATTCGTGGCATCTTTGTTGATGGTACAATGAAGGGTGAAGAGGGGTTAAATTACTGTTCTGATGCACCAGAGCAAGTGAACTTGGATGGAGAGAAAACTGTTGGAAACGTAGAGAAGAAAGTGGTAAAGGAGAAGCAtaaaatgatgagcaataaaaaggCTTCCAAACCTCCTAGGCCTCCAAGAGGTCCATCATTGGATGCTGCTGACCAGCAGCTGATCAAGGAGATTACAGAACTTGCTATGTTGAAACGTGCAAGGGTTGAGCGAATCAGAGCCTTGAAGAAAATGAAAGCAGCAAAGGCGTCATCATCATCTAATAGCTATGTGTTTGCAATGGTGTTCACAATCCTCTTCTGTTTAGTGATAATCTTTCAAG GAATGTCATCAAGGGTTACTTCTGTAAACATGCAGAGATCTCCTTTATCAGCAGAAACGGCAGAGAGTGGTTTGATTGCGGTGCAGTACTTTGGGAATCCATCTGCAAGTGACCCAAATGGACCTCCTTCTGAATCTCCCAA TTCTATAAAGCCAATAGCTGGTTTTGATCCGCTTGAAAATCCAAGAAGAGCCGTGGGATAA
- the LOC110672973 gene encoding uncharacterized protein LOC110672973 isoform X3: protein MDHIILKERDLEVDLENGVNASVDDQSKDSISGVKIQAKELLAKIRGIFVDGTMKGEEGLNYCSDAPEQVNLDGEKTVGNVEKKVVKEKHKMMSNKKASKPPRPPRGPSLDAADQQLIKEITELAMLKRARVERIRALKKMKAAKASSSSNSYVFAMVFTILFCLVIIFQVSLRFSRIRCSNSNSESLCLSL from the exons ATGGATCATATAATTTTGAAAGAGAGAGATCTTGAGGTTGATCTTGAAAATGGGGTGAATGCTAGTGTTGACGATCAAAGTAAAGACTCCATATCTGGTGTAAAAATTCAAGCGAAGGAGTTGCTTGCTAAGATTCGTGGCATCTTTGTTGATGGTACAATGAAGGGTGAAGAGGGGTTAAATTACTGTTCTGATGCACCAGAGCAAGTGAACTTGGATGGAGAGAAAACTGTTGGAAACGTAGAGAAGAAAGTGGTAAAGGAGAAGCAtaaaatgatgagcaataaaaaggCTTCCAAACCTCCTAGGCCTCCAAGAGGTCCATCATTGGATGCTGCTGACCAGCAGCTGATCAAGGAGATTACAGAACTTGCTATGTTGAAACGTGCAAGGGTTGAGCGAATCAGAGCCTTGAAGAAAATGAAAGCAGCAAAGGCGTCATCATCATCTAATAGCTATGTGTTTGCAATGGTGTTCACAATCCTCTTCTGTTTAGTGATAATCTTTCAAG TTTCCTTGCGATTTTCCAGAATAAGATGTTCAAATTCCAACTCTgagtctctctgtctctctctct GA
- the LOC110672973 gene encoding uncharacterized protein LOC110672973 isoform X2, producing MDHIILKERDLEVDLENGVNASVDDQSKDSISGVKIQAKELLAKIRGIFVDGTMKGEEGLNYCSDAPEQVNLDGEKTVGNVEKKVVKEKHKMMSNKKASKPPRPPRGPSLDAADQQLIKEITELAMLKRARVERIRALKKMKAAKASSSSNSYVFAMVFTILFCLVIIFQVSLRFSRIRCSNSNSESLCLSLCKFVFWCIPFNNS from the exons ATGGATCATATAATTTTGAAAGAGAGAGATCTTGAGGTTGATCTTGAAAATGGGGTGAATGCTAGTGTTGACGATCAAAGTAAAGACTCCATATCTGGTGTAAAAATTCAAGCGAAGGAGTTGCTTGCTAAGATTCGTGGCATCTTTGTTGATGGTACAATGAAGGGTGAAGAGGGGTTAAATTACTGTTCTGATGCACCAGAGCAAGTGAACTTGGATGGAGAGAAAACTGTTGGAAACGTAGAGAAGAAAGTGGTAAAGGAGAAGCAtaaaatgatgagcaataaaaaggCTTCCAAACCTCCTAGGCCTCCAAGAGGTCCATCATTGGATGCTGCTGACCAGCAGCTGATCAAGGAGATTACAGAACTTGCTATGTTGAAACGTGCAAGGGTTGAGCGAATCAGAGCCTTGAAGAAAATGAAAGCAGCAAAGGCGTCATCATCATCTAATAGCTATGTGTTTGCAATGGTGTTCACAATCCTCTTCTGTTTAGTGATAATCTTTCAAG TTTCCTTGCGATTTTCCAGAATAAGATGTTCAAATTCCAACTCTgagtctctctgtctctctctctgtaAGTTTGTTTTTTGGTGCATTCCTTTTAATAATTCTTGA
- the LOC110672942 gene encoding galactokinase isoform X1 gives MAKHEELPIPTYYSLEPVYGDGSLLEEAQLRFDRLKSKFLQVFGHLPDVYARSPGRVNLIGEHIDYEGYSVLPMAIRQDTIVAIRKHDAGEAQKFLRIANVNDKYTMCTYPADPNQEIDLKNHRWGHYFICGYKGYYEYAKSKEVDVGVPVGLDVLVDGTVPTGSGLSSSTAFVCSSTIAIMAAFNVNFPKKEIAQLTCDCERHIGTQSGGMDQAISVMAQTGFAELIDFNPIRATDVQLPTGGTFVIAHSLAESQKAVTAATNYNNRVVECRLAAIVLAIKLGMKPQDATSKVKTLSDVEGLCVSFASSHGSSDPVVAVKEFLKEEPYTAEEIEKIIEENLPSIFSNSATSLDVLKAAKHYKLHQRAAHVYSEARRVRAFKDTVSSNLSDKDKLKKLGDLMNDSHYSCSVLYECSCPELEELIKVCREHGALGARLTGAGWGGCAVALVKESIVPQFILNLKEKFFQARIDKGIINENDLGLYVFASKPSSGAAIFKF, from the exons ATGGCTAAACACGAAGAGCTTCCAATTCCGACTTACTATTCTTTGGAGCCTGTTTATGGAGATGGTTCTCTGCTCGAAGAAGCTCAGCTTAGATTTGACAGATTGAAATCCAAGTTTCTCCAAGTCTTTGGACATCTTCCTGACGTCTATGCTCGATCTCCAG GGAGAGTGAACTTGATCGGAGAGCACATTGACTATGAAGGTTACTCGGTGCTGCCGATGGCAATCCGGCAAGACACCATCGTAGCAATCCGCAAGCATGACGCCGGAGAGGCTCAAAAGTTTCTTAGAATCGCTAATGTTAATGACAAGTACACCATGTGTACTTATCCTGCTGATCCTAACCAG GAAATTGACTTGAAAAATCATAGATGGGGCCATTATTTCATCTGCGG GTACAAAGGTTATTATGAATATGCTAAATCAAAAGAAGTGGATGTTGGTGTGCCAGTTGGACTTGATGTTCTTGTCGATGGAACTGTCCCAACAG GTTCGGGTCTATCAAGCTCCACAGCATTCGTCTGTTCTTCTACAATTGCTATTATGGCTGCTTTTAATGTGAACTTTCCAAAG AAAGAAATTGCCCAACTCACATGTGATTGTGAAAGGCACATTGGAACACAATCTGGAGGAATGGATCAG GCAATCTCTGTCATGGCCCAAACTGGGTTCGCAGAGCTTATTGATTTCAACCCTATTCGTGCCACTGATGTGCAACTTCCTACTGGTGGGACTTTTGTAATTGCACATTCCTTGGCAGAATCTCAAAAGGCTGTCACTGCTGCTACAAATTACAACAACAGAGTTGTTGAATGTCGGCTAGCTGCT ATTGTACTTGCAATAAAGCTTGGAATGAAACCACAAGATGCAACATCAAAAGTGAAAACCCTTTCTGATGTTGAGGGGTTGTGCGTCTCATTTGCTAGTAGTCATGGTTCTTCTGATCCTGTTGTTGCTGTTAAG GAATTTTTAAAAGAGGAACCGTATACGGCTGAAGAGATTGAGAAAATCATTGAGGAAAATCTGCCATCGATTTTCAGCAATTCCGCAACCTCATTGGATGTACTAAAAGCAGCCAAGCACTATAAGTTACATCAG AGGGCTGCTCATGTTTACTCTGAAGCAAGGCGGGTACGTGCTTTCAAGGACACTGTATCATCAAATTTGAG TGATAAGGACAAGTTAAAGAAGCTGGGTGACCTTATGAATGACAGCCACTACAGCTGCAGTGTTTTATACGAATGCAG CTGCCCAGAGTTGGAAGAACTTATAAAAGTTTGCCGGGAACATGGTGCTTTAGGTGCAAGGCTTACAGGTGCTGGATGGGGCGGCTGTGCAGTAGCTTTGGTAAAAGAGTCCATTGTCCCACAGTTCATCCTCAATTTGAAG GAAAAGTTCTTCCAAGCAAGGATTGACAAGGGTATAATCAACGAGAATGATCTTGGCCTCTATGTTTTCGCTTCAAAGCCATCAAGTGGGGCGGCTATTTTCAAGTTTTAA
- the LOC110672942 gene encoding galactokinase isoform X2 — protein MAKHEELPIPTYYSLEPVYGDGSLLEEAQLRFDRLKSKFLQVFGHLPDVYARSPGRVNLIGEHIDYEGYSVLPMAIRQDTIVAIRKHDAGEAQKFLRIANVNDKYTMCTYPADPNQEIDLKNHRWGHYFICGYKGYYEYAKSKEVDVGVPVGLDVLVDGTVPTGSGLSSSTAFVCSSTIAIMAAFNVNFPKKEIAQLTCDCERHIGTQSGGMDQAISVMAQTGFAELIDFNPIRATDVQLPTGGTFVIAHSLAESQKAVTAATNYNNRVVECRLAAIVLAIKLGMKPQDATSKVKTLSDVEGLCVSFASSHGSSDPVVAVKEFLKEEPYTAEEIEKIIEENLPSIFSNSATSLDVLKAAKHYKLHQRAAHVYSEARRVRAFKDTVSSNLSDKDKLKKLGDLMNDSHYSCSVLYECSLTVLFHRWNGKLLRRSPILRFLSSEHV, from the exons ATGGCTAAACACGAAGAGCTTCCAATTCCGACTTACTATTCTTTGGAGCCTGTTTATGGAGATGGTTCTCTGCTCGAAGAAGCTCAGCTTAGATTTGACAGATTGAAATCCAAGTTTCTCCAAGTCTTTGGACATCTTCCTGACGTCTATGCTCGATCTCCAG GGAGAGTGAACTTGATCGGAGAGCACATTGACTATGAAGGTTACTCGGTGCTGCCGATGGCAATCCGGCAAGACACCATCGTAGCAATCCGCAAGCATGACGCCGGAGAGGCTCAAAAGTTTCTTAGAATCGCTAATGTTAATGACAAGTACACCATGTGTACTTATCCTGCTGATCCTAACCAG GAAATTGACTTGAAAAATCATAGATGGGGCCATTATTTCATCTGCGG GTACAAAGGTTATTATGAATATGCTAAATCAAAAGAAGTGGATGTTGGTGTGCCAGTTGGACTTGATGTTCTTGTCGATGGAACTGTCCCAACAG GTTCGGGTCTATCAAGCTCCACAGCATTCGTCTGTTCTTCTACAATTGCTATTATGGCTGCTTTTAATGTGAACTTTCCAAAG AAAGAAATTGCCCAACTCACATGTGATTGTGAAAGGCACATTGGAACACAATCTGGAGGAATGGATCAG GCAATCTCTGTCATGGCCCAAACTGGGTTCGCAGAGCTTATTGATTTCAACCCTATTCGTGCCACTGATGTGCAACTTCCTACTGGTGGGACTTTTGTAATTGCACATTCCTTGGCAGAATCTCAAAAGGCTGTCACTGCTGCTACAAATTACAACAACAGAGTTGTTGAATGTCGGCTAGCTGCT ATTGTACTTGCAATAAAGCTTGGAATGAAACCACAAGATGCAACATCAAAAGTGAAAACCCTTTCTGATGTTGAGGGGTTGTGCGTCTCATTTGCTAGTAGTCATGGTTCTTCTGATCCTGTTGTTGCTGTTAAG GAATTTTTAAAAGAGGAACCGTATACGGCTGAAGAGATTGAGAAAATCATTGAGGAAAATCTGCCATCGATTTTCAGCAATTCCGCAACCTCATTGGATGTACTAAAAGCAGCCAAGCACTATAAGTTACATCAG AGGGCTGCTCATGTTTACTCTGAAGCAAGGCGGGTACGTGCTTTCAAGGACACTGTATCATCAAATTTGAG TGATAAGGACAAGTTAAAGAAGCTGGGTGACCTTATGAATGACAGCCACTACAGCTGCAGTGTTTTATACGAATGCAG cctcacggttttgttccataggtggaatggaaaacttctcaggaggtcacccatcctaagatttctctcaagcgagcacgtttaa
- the LOC110673003 gene encoding uncharacterized protein LOC110673003, whose amino-acid sequence MTPDITITRSPYDHRLFIVDFFGTAIDVTVTLSASVARKWLYTTLFLRRRYKGRLVVGVGVQWTPWNGNDPPADTLQLCVGTRCLIFQLSLADTVPRILRRFLLNPSITFVGIWNGSDEKKLLMSVHELSIHRLLDLRKYVLTDDGESLDRASVERIVKECLGYEGVRLEKHISMSDWGDEDLSYGQILQACVDSYVAFEIGKKLHAWKL is encoded by the coding sequence ATGACGCCGGATATCACCATCACCAGAAGCCCATACGACCACCGCTTGTTCATCGTTGACTTCTTCGGCACTGCCATCGACGTCACTGTCACCTTGTCCGCCTCCGTCGCTCGGAAATGGCTCTACACTACTCTCTTCCTCCGCCGAAGGTATAAGGGCCGTCTTGTCGTCGGCGTCGGTGTCCAATGGACTCCTTGGAACGGAAACGATCCTCCCGCTGATACTCTCCAGCTCTGCGTGGGAACTCGCTGCTTGATCTTCCAACTCTCTCTAGCTGATACCGTTCCACGCATTCTTCGCCGCTTTCTCTTAAATCCGAGCATCACTTTCGTTGGGATTTGGAATGGCTCGGACGAGAAGAAGCTGTTGATGTCAGTACACGAGCTGAGCATTCACAGGCTTCTAGATTTGAGGAAATATGTGTTGACTGATGATGGAGAAAGTCTTGATAGAGCTTCAGTGGAGAGGATTGTGAAGGAGTGTCTGGGCTATGAGGGGGTGAGATTAGAGAAGCATATCAGCATGAGTGATTGGGGTGATGAGGATCTCTCTTATGGTCAGATTTTGCAGGCTTGTGTAGATTCTTATGTGGCCTTTGAGATTGGTAAGAAATTGCATGCGTGGAAGCTGTGA